The Chryseobacterium geocarposphaerae genome window below encodes:
- a CDS encoding OmpA family protein, protein MKAFLFLLFFSTVVYSQTLTSIYFKNNSYELSNESKRKLDSLAKLDTKLIFRIFGNANPLGNEALNKTLSENRAKTVSDYLSSKIGKNIRLTSVVGLGISKQINDNSSESLLAKNRRVDIFIERYFEKGEKISRKVYPSFFDMKVAAMKVKDTFSLPDVNFIGGRHIWLPQAKPKLYQLYKILNENPTLEVELQGHICCDYENFDGEDQDLGTFNLSFTRSQSIKDFLLAMGIDAKRIKAEGAGHLNPVVYPEQTESDRTKNRRVEIVLLKK, encoded by the coding sequence ATGAAAGCCTTTCTGTTTTTACTTTTCTTCTCTACAGTTGTGTATTCGCAGACGCTTACTTCTATTTATTTTAAAAATAACAGTTATGAGTTGAGTAATGAATCAAAACGAAAACTGGATAGCTTGGCGAAACTTGATACAAAGCTTATTTTTAGGATCTTTGGAAATGCAAATCCACTAGGAAATGAAGCGCTAAATAAAACATTGTCTGAAAATAGGGCGAAAACAGTAAGCGATTATTTAAGTAGTAAAATCGGTAAAAATATTCGGCTGACAAGTGTTGTAGGATTGGGAATTTCAAAACAGATCAACGACAACAGTTCGGAGAGCCTGCTTGCAAAAAATCGTCGTGTTGATATTTTCATTGAACGGTATTTTGAGAAAGGAGAAAAGATTTCAAGAAAAGTTTATCCTAGCTTTTTTGATATGAAAGTTGCGGCAATGAAAGTAAAAGATACTTTTTCTTTACCGGATGTCAATTTTATTGGTGGTCGTCATATCTGGCTTCCGCAGGCAAAACCAAAGTTATATCAGCTGTATAAAATTTTGAACGAAAATCCGACACTTGAAGTTGAACTTCAGGGGCATATTTGCTGCGATTACGAAAATTTTGATGGTGAAGATCAAGATCTGGGAACATTTAATCTTTCTTTTACACGGTCACAGTCGATCAAAGATTTCTTATTGGCAATGGGAATTGATGCTAAACGTATAAAAGCAGAAGGCGCGGGACATCTTAATCCTGTTGTATACCCTGAACAAACAGAATCGGATCGGACTAAGAACAGACGGGTTGAAATTGTTTTGCTAAAAAAATAA
- a CDS encoding cytochrome d ubiquinol oxidase subunit II, whose translation MIYVVIGFLWLSICLYVILGGADFGAGIVELFTKKRARDKTKEIMYESIAPVWEANHMWLIIAIVILFVGFPEIYTTLSTYLHIPLVLMLVGIIARGTAFTFRHYDAVKDDWQHVYTQIFYFSSLLTPFFLGLIAAATVSHSIDPNATNFLDLYIFSWLNWFGIAVGLFTVSICAYLASVFALRETNDRLELGLMIKKSKQTMIFVVITGILVFFTAYISDIPLVMWVFSKPLGIMAVSFATICLVLILRAMNRQKLLPVRALAGFQVVMILVAATYQHNPNIILFANGEHLSLLEQAAAPKTISALGWALMLGSLFILPFLFYLMASFSKLRK comes from the coding sequence ATGATTTACGTTGTTATAGGTTTTCTTTGGCTCTCGATTTGCCTGTATGTGATTTTAGGAGGAGCTGATTTCGGAGCCGGAATTGTGGAACTTTTCACAAAAAAAAGAGCACGCGATAAAACAAAAGAAATCATGTATGAATCTATTGCGCCAGTTTGGGAAGCCAATCATATGTGGCTGATTATTGCGATTGTAATTTTGTTTGTCGGTTTTCCTGAGATTTACACCACACTTTCCACTTATCTTCATATTCCATTAGTCTTAATGCTGGTCGGAATTATTGCGAGAGGAACCGCATTCACTTTTAGACATTATGATGCTGTAAAAGATGATTGGCAGCACGTTTACACTCAAATCTTTTATTTTTCAAGCTTATTAACTCCTTTTTTCTTAGGATTAATTGCCGCTGCAACGGTTTCTCATTCTATCGATCCTAATGCAACAAACTTTTTAGATTTATATATTTTCAGCTGGCTGAATTGGTTTGGCATTGCTGTAGGATTGTTTACCGTTTCCATTTGCGCCTATCTGGCTTCGGTTTTCGCGTTAAGAGAAACCAATGACAGATTAGAATTAGGTCTAATGATCAAAAAGTCTAAGCAGACCATGATCTTTGTAGTGATAACAGGTATCTTAGTATTCTTCACGGCTTACATTTCTGATATTCCGTTAGTCATGTGGGTATTCTCAAAACCTTTAGGAATAATGGCCGTTTCATTTGCTACGATTTGTTTAGTTCTTATTCTTCGTGCCATGAACAGACAGAAGCTTCTCCCTGTAAGAGCTTTAGCAGGATTTCAGGTGGTTATGATTTTAGTGGCTGCAACTTATCAACACAACCCCAATATTATCCTTTTTGCTAATGGAGAGCACCTTTCTTTACTGGAGCAAGCTGCTGCACCGAAAACAATTTCCGCATTGGGTTGGGCATTGATGTTGGGTTCTTTATTTATTCTGCCATTTTTATTTTATCTGATGGCTTCATTTAGTAAGTTGAGAAAATAG
- a CDS encoding cytochrome ubiquinol oxidase subunit I, translated as MDDFLAARSQMAMSLGFHIIFSCVGMVMPFLMAFAHWKYLKTNNEVYKGLTKAWSKGVAILFATGAVSGTMLSFELGLLWPQFMKHAGPIFGMPFSLEGTAFFIEAIAIGFFLYGWDRFNKWFHWFCGFLVGLSGLASGILVVAANAWMNSPAGFDYVDGQYLNIDPIKAMFNKAWFPQALHMTVAAFCATGFAVAGVHAYLIMRKKNVEFHTKAFRIAAGFALIGAFGAPLSGDVAAKSVAKRQPIKLAAMEAHFETEKGASFVIGGIPDEKKEEIKYAVKIPKVLSFLVANDFNAEVKGLKDFPKDEWPPIAVVHYAFQIMIFFGVVMIMIGMVYLYAFFFKKEWLNKNWLLKTFLYATPFGYIALEAGWTVTEVGRQPWIIYGIMRTVDAVTPMPGIQYSFYFFTAIFVSLSLIIVFLLRRQIHMVPRLYDPTDAQFNPKNKKL; from the coding sequence ATGGATGATTTTCTGGCTGCCCGTTCACAGATGGCAATGTCACTCGGTTTTCATATCATATTTTCCTGCGTAGGTATGGTAATGCCTTTTTTGATGGCATTTGCCCACTGGAAATATTTAAAAACAAATAATGAAGTCTACAAAGGACTTACCAAAGCCTGGAGCAAAGGTGTAGCCATCCTTTTTGCCACCGGAGCTGTTTCCGGAACCATGCTTTCTTTTGAACTAGGATTGCTCTGGCCCCAATTCATGAAACACGCCGGACCTATTTTCGGAATGCCTTTTTCATTGGAAGGAACCGCATTCTTTATTGAAGCTATTGCTATTGGCTTTTTCCTATACGGATGGGACAGGTTTAATAAATGGTTTCACTGGTTCTGTGGATTTCTAGTTGGATTAAGCGGTCTGGCTTCAGGAATTTTAGTGGTTGCGGCCAATGCATGGATGAATTCTCCTGCCGGATTTGATTATGTAGACGGGCAATATTTAAATATAGATCCTATTAAAGCTATGTTTAATAAAGCTTGGTTTCCTCAGGCTCTGCATATGACGGTTGCTGCATTTTGTGCTACGGGGTTTGCGGTTGCCGGAGTTCATGCTTATCTAATTATGCGAAAAAAGAATGTTGAGTTTCACACAAAAGCATTTAGAATTGCTGCAGGATTCGCATTAATCGGAGCATTTGGAGCGCCTTTAAGCGGTGATGTTGCCGCTAAATCTGTTGCCAAAAGACAACCTATTAAATTAGCCGCAATGGAAGCCCATTTCGAAACAGAAAAAGGAGCTTCTTTCGTGATAGGCGGAATTCCTGACGAGAAAAAAGAAGAAATAAAATATGCAGTAAAAATTCCGAAAGTCCTGAGTTTTCTGGTTGCAAATGACTTTAATGCTGAAGTAAAGGGTTTAAAAGATTTTCCAAAAGACGAATGGCCTCCGATTGCCGTTGTACACTACGCCTTTCAGATTATGATATTCTTTGGAGTTGTGATGATTATGATTGGAATGGTTTATTTATATGCTTTCTTTTTCAAAAAAGAATGGCTTAATAAAAACTGGCTATTAAAAACCTTTTTATATGCTACCCCCTTCGGATATATTGCTTTGGAAGCGGGCTGGACAGTAACCGAAGTTGGAAGACAGCCATGGATTATCTATGGGATCATGAGAACAGTTGATGCGGTAACTCCGATGCCGGGAATTCAGTATTCATTTTATTTTTTCACAGCAATTTTTGTTTCGTTATCATTGATTATTGTATTCCTTTTGAGACGACAAATACATATGGTGCCGAGATTGTACGATCCAACAGATGCTCAGTTCAACCCTAAAAATAAGAAATTATGA
- the gyrB gene encoding DNA topoisomerase (ATP-hydrolyzing) subunit B encodes MSQKQYTASSIQALEGMEHVRMRPSMYIGDVGVRGLHHLVYEVVDNSIDEALAGYCDTIFVSIKEGNGIEVSDNGRGIPVDFHEKEQKSALEVVMTKIGAGGKFDKDSYKVSGGLHGVGVSCVNALSNEMITTVYRDGNIYQQIYSRGKAQTGVEEIGHSEKRGTKQFFQPDDTIFTELVYNYDTLASRLRELSYLNKGITITLTDEREKLEDGSFRTEVFHSEGGLKEFVAYIDGNRESIMENVIFMEGERDDIPVEVAMRYNTSFNENLHSYVNNINTHEGGTHLAGFRRALTRTLKKYADDLGIPQKEKVEITGDDFREGLTAVVSVKVMEPQFEGQTKTKLGNSEVSGAVDKIVGEMLTNFLEENPTEAKQIVQKVVLAAKARQAAKKAREMVQRKSPMGGSGLPGKLSDCSSKNPEESEIFLVEGDSAGGTAKQGRDRFFQAILPLRGKILNVEKSMLHKVYDNEEIKNIYTALGVSVGTEEDSKALNMSKLRYHKIVIMTDADIDGSHISTLILTFFFRYMKELIENGYIYIAQPPLYLLKKGNKKQYAYNEKEREEFTLEMSPDGKGVEVQRYKGLGEMNPEQLWETTLNPEHRILKQVTIDNAVEADSVFSMLMGDEVPPRREFIEKNAKYAKIDA; translated from the coding sequence ATGAGTCAGAAACAATATACAGCTAGTAGTATTCAGGCATTGGAAGGAATGGAGCACGTACGTATGCGTCCTTCGATGTACATTGGTGATGTGGGAGTAAGAGGTCTCCATCATTTGGTTTATGAAGTAGTAGATAACTCTATTGACGAAGCATTGGCAGGGTACTGCGACACTATCTTTGTCAGCATTAAAGAAGGAAACGGAATCGAAGTTAGCGATAACGGTAGAGGTATTCCGGTTGACTTCCACGAAAAAGAACAAAAATCTGCTCTTGAAGTTGTAATGACAAAAATCGGGGCCGGAGGTAAGTTCGATAAAGATTCTTACAAGGTTTCGGGTGGTCTTCACGGAGTTGGGGTATCGTGTGTGAATGCACTTTCCAATGAAATGATCACTACTGTTTACAGAGACGGAAATATTTATCAGCAGATATATTCAAGAGGAAAAGCTCAGACCGGTGTCGAAGAAATAGGGCACAGCGAAAAGAGAGGAACAAAACAGTTCTTCCAGCCGGATGATACTATTTTTACGGAATTAGTATATAACTATGATACTTTAGCAAGCCGTTTAAGAGAACTTTCTTACCTTAATAAAGGAATCACAATTACCCTTACAGACGAAAGAGAAAAGCTGGAAGACGGTTCTTTCAGAACTGAAGTTTTCCATTCAGAAGGCGGTTTGAAAGAGTTCGTAGCATACATCGACGGAAACCGTGAATCGATCATGGAAAATGTAATTTTCATGGAGGGAGAAAGAGATGATATTCCTGTTGAGGTAGCAATGCGTTATAATACTTCATTTAACGAGAACCTTCACTCTTATGTAAATAATATTAATACCCATGAAGGAGGAACTCACTTGGCAGGTTTCAGACGTGCGTTAACGAGGACTTTGAAGAAATATGCGGATGACTTAGGAATTCCTCAGAAAGAAAAAGTTGAAATTACCGGGGATGACTTTCGTGAAGGTCTTACGGCGGTAGTTTCGGTAAAAGTAATGGAGCCTCAGTTTGAAGGACAGACCAAAACGAAATTAGGTAACTCCGAAGTTTCCGGTGCTGTAGATAAAATTGTAGGGGAAATGCTTACCAATTTCCTGGAAGAAAACCCAACTGAAGCAAAACAGATCGTACAAAAAGTTGTTTTAGCTGCAAAAGCAAGACAAGCTGCAAAAAAAGCCCGTGAAATGGTTCAGAGAAAATCTCCGATGGGAGGTTCCGGACTTCCGGGTAAATTATCTGACTGTTCATCTAAAAATCCTGAAGAATCTGAGATCTTCTTAGTGGAGGGGGATTCAGCAGGTGGTACTGCAAAACAAGGTCGTGACAGATTTTTCCAGGCGATTCTTCCGTTAAGAGGTAAAATTTTGAACGTTGAGAAATCAATGCTTCATAAAGTGTATGATAACGAAGAAATTAAGAATATTTATACTGCACTTGGAGTTTCTGTAGGAACAGAAGAGGACAGTAAGGCATTGAATATGTCGAAACTAAGATATCACAAAATCGTAATCATGACCGATGCCGATATTGATGGTTCTCACATTTCTACGTTGATCTTGACATTCTTCTTCAGATATATGAAAGAGCTGATTGAGAACGGATACATTTATATTGCTCAACCTCCTTTGTATCTATTGAAAAAAGGTAATAAAAAGCAATATGCTTACAACGAGAAAGAACGTGAAGAATTCACTTTAGAAATGTCTCCGGACGGAAAAGGAGTTGAGGTTCAGCGTTACAAAGGTCTTGGAGAGATGAATCCTGAACAGCTTTGGGAAACTACTCTAAACCCGGAACACAGAATTTTAAAGCAGGTTACTATTGATAATGCAGTAGAAGCAGACAGTGTTTTCTCTATGTTGATGGGAGATGAGGTTCCGCCAAGAAGAGAATTTATCGAAAAGAATGCAAAATATGCAAAAATTGACGCATAA
- a CDS encoding DUF3857 domain-containing protein — MMKIFCIGALSMASFYYAQNFPASTIPENLKKNANAVIRKDLTEIQINSINDIKYQYTTVTTVLNKDGDEKAVIAIPYEKGDNISDVKVNIYDDAGKKIKSYSKSDFGDFANNNQGTFYSNSRVLALSYTPTQYPYTVEFSYQIGEENTVFLPDFVPFRSTNVSLEEAQMKIINKSGIELKSKTYPSQYNYTSVAESDNSGEKTYMYKNVPAIDDAFLLPQPIKILPKVSFALTKFNLEGKQGSINNWGDFGSWYYNSILQPVSLSTPAIKAEVSALNLQGSTEEKVKKIYQYMQTKTRYIFVALGIGGWQPMLPDEVQKKGYGDCKGLTNYMKTLLDEAGIPSYYSVINSGISPVSFDKDFPKMGGNHVILMVPTDKGNIWLENTSQQIAFNHLSYSTTDRNVLSIRKNGIELIETPSYSAEQSKEKQNLKIKINEDNSIVGEGNFSYTGIQYDNNLVLTNLSPKERNEVMKNSLDILNFEKIEMKNFLNDKDNAIAKFDLDFKAHNYSKNAGSSIIFRAVPIYSNTVYKTDENRELPFELRQSFEDEYEINFTVPKNYELDEIPENVTINSEFGTYKLNFVKNGDELKVTRTIRINKGLYPKEKYNDYINFRKKTLNLDNSKILISKI, encoded by the coding sequence ATGATGAAAATATTTTGTATTGGAGCACTTTCGATGGCTTCTTTTTATTATGCTCAAAATTTTCCCGCTTCTACGATTCCTGAAAATTTGAAGAAAAATGCAAATGCTGTTATCAGGAAAGATCTTACAGAGATTCAAATTAACTCTATTAATGATATTAAATATCAATATACAACAGTAACCACTGTTTTAAACAAGGATGGTGATGAAAAAGCTGTGATTGCTATTCCTTATGAAAAAGGGGATAATATTTCAGATGTTAAAGTTAATATTTATGATGATGCCGGAAAGAAGATAAAATCATATTCCAAGTCTGATTTTGGTGATTTTGCCAATAACAATCAGGGTACTTTTTATTCTAATAGTAGGGTGTTAGCTTTATCATATACTCCGACTCAATATCCTTATACGGTTGAATTTTCATATCAGATTGGTGAAGAAAATACGGTTTTCTTACCTGACTTTGTTCCTTTTAGATCCACAAATGTCTCTTTGGAGGAGGCTCAAATGAAAATCATCAACAAATCTGGGATTGAGCTTAAGTCAAAAACCTATCCTTCACAATATAATTATACGTCAGTTGCAGAAAGCGATAATTCAGGTGAAAAGACATATATGTATAAAAATGTTCCAGCGATAGATGATGCGTTTTTGTTACCGCAACCGATAAAAATTTTGCCAAAAGTTAGCTTTGCCCTTACTAAATTTAATTTGGAAGGTAAACAAGGAAGTATCAATAATTGGGGTGATTTCGGATCCTGGTATTATAACAGTATTTTGCAGCCTGTTTCTTTATCAACACCTGCCATTAAAGCAGAAGTAAGTGCTTTAAATTTACAAGGTTCAACCGAAGAAAAAGTAAAAAAAATATATCAATATATGCAGACAAAAACCAGGTATATTTTTGTCGCATTAGGAATTGGAGGATGGCAGCCAATGCTTCCGGATGAGGTTCAGAAAAAAGGGTATGGTGATTGTAAGGGGCTTACCAATTATATGAAAACTTTGTTGGATGAAGCTGGTATTCCGTCTTATTATTCAGTGATCAATTCAGGAATTTCTCCGGTTTCTTTTGATAAAGATTTTCCAAAAATGGGAGGAAATCACGTGATTTTGATGGTGCCTACAGACAAAGGAAATATCTGGCTGGAAAATACTTCTCAACAGATAGCGTTCAATCATTTAAGTTATAGTACAACAGACCGGAATGTGCTTTCTATCAGAAAGAATGGAATTGAATTAATTGAAACTCCATCTTATTCTGCAGAGCAAAGTAAGGAAAAACAAAACCTGAAGATCAAAATTAATGAAGACAACAGTATTGTTGGCGAAGGAAATTTCTCTTATACCGGAATTCAATATGATAATAATTTGGTGCTTACCAATTTGAGTCCGAAAGAAAGAAATGAAGTGATGAAAAATTCATTAGATATCTTGAATTTTGAAAAAATTGAAATGAAAAATTTTCTTAATGATAAAGATAATGCAATTGCAAAATTTGATCTTGATTTTAAGGCCCATAATTATTCAAAGAATGCAGGTAGCAGTATAATTTTTAGAGCTGTTCCCATTTATTCCAATACGGTTTATAAAACTGATGAAAACAGAGAATTGCCTTTTGAACTCAGACAATCGTTTGAAGACGAATATGAAATCAATTTCACAGTACCTAAAAATTATGAGCTTGATGAAATTCCTGAAAATGTTACTATTAATTCTGAATTTGGAACGTACAAATTAAATTTTGTGAAGAATGGTGATGAATTAAAGGTAACCAGAACAATTAGAATCAACAAAGGACTTTATCCTAAAGAAAAATATAACGATTATATTAATTTCAGAAAAAAAACACTTAACCTGGACAACTCTAAAATTTTAATTTCTAAAATCTAA
- a CDS encoding transglutaminase-like domain-containing protein — MKKIIMIAICSMNFMFIEAQKHEFLNSPKFNDADLSKQKSTLDENAPAEILYKSVHFSIDNNTGNLIKRTFYRVKIYDKDKAEDWLNLEIPLYQNGSDQETLTKMKAFTYNLENGSSVATKVDKSSKYKSKESKNVSITKFAFPNVKNGSVIEYQYEVTSPFLFSVPEILIETDTPSLYTEYVLDSPSNISYNVNYTGSLSPKYREVDERTLYGTNYRTYRFGYENVKGFKTEKFVSNDRNYRTKVSAEIHSTNFRELKLFSSSWEQIKQRLYENEDFGGELKKTKLAKENMPSNIAGISSEVEKANVVFDYVKNTFTWNQDRGIYVEDGIKKMLETKTGNAAEINLFLVMMLREAGVKADPLTISTINNGIINIASPNVSNMNFVIAAIQTKDGFHLYDATSKQSSIDQLPPRDWNQFGILMAKEKVQQLSMVNSKPSFTYLTVDAKINDDGSVSGSYSDKDTGTYAMFAKENYDDNADKYKKQYKENFSVDFTNIDSKVLDNGDFESTMKFSSENMIDKIGKKIIINPMLFLNKTSNEFDQTEERKYPIDFISPYTRVKKVVLEIPEGYAIEEMPKSKKIVTEDKEIEYHYIIEQKGNKLEIVSTTKVASADYPKEYYPAFKQIWGVASKQENQVISLVKK; from the coding sequence ATGAAAAAAATTATAATGATAGCTATTTGTTCAATGAATTTTATGTTCATTGAGGCGCAAAAGCATGAATTCCTTAATTCTCCTAAATTTAATGATGCAGACCTGTCTAAACAGAAATCGACTTTGGATGAGAATGCACCTGCAGAAATATTATATAAATCAGTACATTTCAGTATAGATAATAATACTGGTAATCTGATTAAAAGAACTTTTTATAGAGTTAAAATCTATGACAAAGACAAAGCTGAAGACTGGCTGAATCTAGAGATTCCTCTTTATCAAAATGGAAGTGATCAGGAAACACTTACTAAAATGAAAGCTTTTACCTATAATCTTGAAAATGGAAGTTCGGTTGCAACGAAAGTTGACAAAAGCTCAAAATATAAAAGTAAAGAGAGTAAAAATGTTTCTATTACAAAATTTGCATTTCCAAATGTAAAAAACGGCTCTGTTATTGAATATCAATATGAGGTTACTTCACCATTTCTGTTTAGTGTTCCGGAAATTCTGATTGAAACAGATACTCCATCTTTATATACAGAATATGTTCTGGATAGTCCTTCAAATATCTCCTACAATGTAAATTATACAGGATCTTTAAGTCCAAAATACAGAGAAGTTGATGAAAGAACATTATACGGTACCAACTACAGAACTTATAGATTTGGTTATGAAAATGTAAAAGGTTTTAAAACTGAAAAATTTGTAAGTAATGACAGAAATTACAGAACAAAAGTAAGTGCAGAAATTCATTCCACGAATTTTAGAGAGTTAAAATTGTTTTCCTCATCCTGGGAGCAGATCAAACAAAGGCTTTATGAAAATGAAGATTTTGGAGGAGAATTAAAAAAGACAAAGCTGGCAAAGGAAAACATGCCTTCCAATATTGCTGGGATTTCTAGCGAAGTTGAAAAAGCAAATGTTGTTTTCGATTATGTGAAAAATACCTTTACTTGGAATCAGGACAGGGGAATTTATGTGGAAGATGGGATCAAAAAAATGCTTGAAACTAAAACGGGAAATGCTGCAGAAATCAATCTTTTTTTGGTGATGATGCTTCGTGAAGCCGGAGTTAAAGCAGACCCATTGACGATTTCAACCATCAATAACGGAATAATAAATATTGCTTCACCCAATGTTTCAAACATGAATTTTGTAATCGCTGCAATCCAAACAAAAGACGGCTTTCATTTATATGATGCGACATCAAAACAATCTTCAATAGACCAGTTGCCACCAAGAGACTGGAATCAGTTTGGGATTTTAATGGCAAAGGAAAAAGTACAGCAATTATCTATGGTTAACAGTAAGCCGAGCTTTACTTACCTTACAGTAGATGCAAAAATTAATGATGATGGAAGTGTTTCAGGAAGCTATTCAGATAAGGATACAGGGACTTATGCAATGTTTGCAAAAGAAAATTATGATGATAATGCCGATAAGTATAAGAAACAATATAAAGAGAATTTTTCAGTAGATTTTACAAATATTGATTCTAAAGTTTTGGATAATGGAGATTTTGAAAGCACGATGAAATTTTCTTCAGAAAATATGATCGATAAGATTGGTAAAAAAATCATTATCAATCCGATGTTATTTTTAAATAAGACATCCAACGAATTTGATCAGACGGAAGAACGTAAGTATCCTATTGATTTTATTTCTCCATACACAAGAGTGAAAAAAGTCGTATTGGAAATCCCTGAAGGATATGCAATTGAAGAAATGCCAAAGAGTAAAAAAATTGTAACTGAGGATAAAGAAATAGAATACCATTACATCATAGAACAAAAAGGAAATAAACTGGAAATTGTTTCCACAACCAAAGTGGCAAGTGCAGATTATCCGAAAGAATACTATCCGGCCTTTAAGCAGATTTGGGGAGTGGCTTCCAAACAGGAAAATCAGGTGATTAGCTTGGTGAAAAAGTAA
- a CDS encoding RsiV family protein: MKNTIAVLALSAFFTFSACKKSETTNLTTNEETQAEQFSVDSVKVNDSIKLNDSLTIKYSSKMLVFPSIKDKKLLDSIYFGDKNVQDFSKNGIQSLLEKNKNEYFNSIKKDSKDWISDMKFAQEWYSDLGMDLKSNSNDYLHIQYSWASYEGGAHDNYGFSERVFDVKNNKKVELKDITSMPKDKLEALLMKNVNKMNGGASDDKGEINNSDMLLVEVIPATGNFYFDDKNLYFHYSPYEITAFAAGDITIPVSWQDLAGTLTPQFKERMKFK; this comes from the coding sequence ATGAAAAACACAATTGCTGTTTTGGCACTTTCTGCCTTCTTTACTTTTTCTGCCTGTAAGAAATCTGAAACGACAAACCTGACAACAAACGAGGAAACACAAGCTGAACAATTTTCTGTCGATTCAGTTAAGGTGAATGATTCTATCAAGCTTAATGACTCACTGACCATAAAATATTCTTCTAAAATGTTGGTTTTTCCAAGTATTAAGGATAAAAAACTCTTAGATAGTATTTATTTTGGAGATAAAAATGTTCAGGATTTTTCTAAGAATGGAATTCAGTCACTTTTGGAAAAAAATAAGAATGAATATTTTAACAGTATTAAAAAAGACTCAAAAGACTGGATCTCCGATATGAAATTTGCGCAGGAATGGTATTCAGATCTTGGAATGGATCTGAAATCAAATAGTAATGATTATCTTCATATACAGTATAGCTGGGCTTCTTATGAAGGAGGTGCTCACGATAATTATGGTTTTTCCGAAAGAGTTTTTGATGTAAAGAATAATAAAAAAGTAGAATTAAAAGATATCACCTCAATGCCTAAAGATAAATTGGAAGCTTTGCTGATGAAGAATGTCAATAAAATGAATGGAGGTGCTTCCGATGATAAGGGTGAAATCAATAATTCTGATATGCTTTTGGTTGAAGTCATTCCAGCTACCGGAAACTTTTATTTTGATGATAAAAACCTCTATTTCCATTATAGCCCTTACGAAATTACGGCTTTTGCAGCCGGTGATATTACGATTCCGGTTTCCTGGCAAGATTTGGCTGGAACATTAACCCCCCAGTTTAAAGAACGGATGAAATTTAAATAA
- a CDS encoding diacylglycerol/lipid kinase family protein, whose product MENVAFIINPFSAKKNYQPFLEELKKKVENPLYYISESIQGTDDFIQENFQNIDIFVAIGGDGTISTIARNLINTSKILAIFPAGSGNGFSNETNFRKNLDELLEKIKTKKSRKIDTFTVNDKLSINVSGTGFDGKVVKEFEKTSRGFKNYIKVSLKTFFNYKPIKVKFFDEQYQQYNGKYLMLNIANTRQFGNNAYIAPNASKSDGLVDIVLVKKFPLTYSALFAYRMFTKKLKDDDYVTYLPVSEIEFKVNTKNWHLDGEFNKIKSPIHIKVLPSSLNILV is encoded by the coding sequence ATGGAAAACGTAGCCTTTATTATTAATCCTTTTTCTGCAAAAAAGAACTATCAGCCTTTTCTTGAAGAGTTAAAGAAAAAAGTAGAGAATCCTTTATATTATATTTCGGAATCTATTCAGGGAACTGATGATTTTATTCAGGAGAACTTTCAGAATATAGATATTTTTGTAGCTATAGGAGGAGACGGTACAATTTCTACCATTGCCAGAAATCTTATTAATACTTCCAAGATTTTAGCCATTTTTCCTGCAGGTTCAGGGAATGGGTTTTCCAATGAAACCAATTTCAGGAAAAATCTGGATGAACTTTTGGAAAAAATTAAAACAAAAAAGTCCAGGAAGATCGATACGTTCACCGTTAATGATAAGCTATCAATCAACGTTTCGGGAACCGGCTTTGACGGAAAGGTGGTGAAAGAATTTGAAAAAACGAGCAGAGGATTTAAAAATTATATCAAAGTTTCCCTTAAAACATTTTTTAATTATAAGCCGATTAAGGTTAAATTTTTTGATGAACAGTATCAGCAATACAACGGAAAATATCTGATGTTGAATATTGCCAACACCCGTCAGTTCGGAAACAATGCTTACATAGCACCAAATGCCAGTAAAAGTGATGGTTTGGTTGATATTGTTTTGGTGAAAAAGTTTCCTTTAACCTATTCCGCATTATTCGCCTACAGAATGTTTACAAAAAAACTGAAGGATGACGATTATGTTACTTATCTTCCCGTTTCAGAAATAGAATTCAAAGTAAATACTAAGAATTGGCACTTGGATGGAGAGTTCAATAAAATAAAATCACCTATTCACATAAAGGTTTTGCCTTCA